The Mesomycoplasma hyopneumoniae J genome contains the following window.
TTTGATTGCATTTTCGGTTAAAAGGTTATAATTAGTTCTTTTTGGTTTTGCCCTTAAATTCTGCGGCAGGCTAACGGCAAATTTGTCGGCCATTTCTGGTTTTAAAGTAAAAATATAATTCTTGATTGTATATCTATCCCCAGGAGTTAAATTTTTAGCTTCCAGTTGGACTTTGATTGTACTACTACTTTTACTATCTTTAATTTCGACTGTATTTGTATAAAAAACATCCTTATCAACTGATTCAAGCTCAAGTTGAATTTTATATTTATCTTTTAAAAATCCTAGATCTTTTTTGGCAAATTCAACTTCAAATCAACCTTGTCTGAGCTCGGCCTTTCTATTTTGGTTTTCTTGCCTACTATTTTTTGTTACAGCCATTTGATCTGTTGTTGAAGTTTTTACATTCTCAATTGAGGCTGACTCAATTGATGTATTAATAATTGTTGGCCATTTTTCGGCTGTATCGGTTTTTAATTTATTACTATCTTTTTCCCAGTCAGCCTTATCAATAAATAAGTCAAAATCACCTTGTTGGCCATTTACATTTTTTAGTTTAACACTATCAATTAAATACCAACTTCCTTTATCAAGGCCTGTAAGTTCAACTTCAAGACGAGTTAGGGTTGAATCATCATTTTTTGACTTTGTTATTAGTATTTGTTCGTTTTTTACCTCTTTTGCACTAACTTGGAGTTCAGAAGAAGTCTTAGCCATTTTATCAATAGGATCACTAGGGTTTTGCCAGCCATATTCTTGATATTTATTTTTTAATTTTTTATATTTTATTTCCATTTTTGAATTTTCAAAAGTTAATTTTTGTGAGTTTTCAACATCAAAAATTAACTTTATTGAATTCTCGCGGGCTACATAAGCTAGTTTGGTAATTAAAGGGGCCGTGTTAAAATTAAATGAAGGAGTATTTTGTGGGCTTGAAGAAGAAAAAAGTGAAGTAGTAATCCCATTTTCATTAGGTACATTTATTCTAATTTTTTGTTGGGGATCTAAAAGCCCGATTACTTGATACTTTGCCCCTGGATCAAGTCCTTCAAGGTCAAATTCATAATAGAAATTAGCCTGATCTGGGAGATTATTCTTCCAGCTTTGCTGTTCAGTTCTAAACTGATCGGCACTAAAAATTTGAGCCTCAACTTCTTTCTGCCCTGTTGTTGATATTCCGTATTTTGATGATTGGTAGACAAGTTTTAGTTTTGTTTGTTTGTCTTTTAGAGGTTTATCTTCTGAACCAAAAAAGACTCTAACTTTTGCTTTATTCCATGGGGTTGGACTAGAATTTGATCGATCAGGTTGATAGATCACCCCAAGGGCGTTTGCCGATAAAAAATCGGTTTTGAATTTTTTAACTTCTTGAGCCGAACTAGGTTGACTACTTAATTGACTTGCTTTGGCAGTTTCAAGAACCTTTATATCATTAAATTCGATGTTTTGGGGGGTTTTTAGCTGACTTTGATTTCCTTGATCTTCTTTTTCAAATTCGATTTTATTAATTGTATAATCACTTGCTTTAGCAAGTCCTTTTAAAAGGAAAACTGCTTTTGAAGTTTTTCCAATCTCATCCCCGACAATTTCAGCACTTGCACTAGTCTCAGAATTTGAAGAACTTACTTGACTATTTTCAAGCTTAAAACTTCCTTTTACTTTTTTCCCGATATAAGATCCATAAGGATCGTCAATTACAATTTCAATTGTTGCAGTAGTTTCCCCGATATATTTTTTTCTAATTGATACAACTTGGGAGTTTGTATAAAATGATCGCTGCGAAATTGTAATTGATTCTTTAATGCTTACAGGAGGAAGCTCAAGATGGGAAATTGCTTTGATAGTTTTAGTTTTTTCATCAAGGAATTTAATATGATCGATTATATATTTTCCTGGCTGAGAAATGTTTTTGATTTCAACTTCAACTTTTGGGTTCTGCCCATTTTGTTTTTGAAGGGTTGCAGTTATATTGTTTTTATCAATTTGGACTTCTTCAAAAAGACCTTTTGGATTTTTATAGACATTGCCATTTTATTATAAACCTCTAAAAATCCTTGGTATTTCTTAGCAAATTCAAGTACAACTTTGGCTGAATCTTTCTTAAAATCGGGTTTGATCTCGATTTTATCAACTTCAACTTTATCCGGGAAAGTAATAAATGCTCTTTTTGGATTAGCTTGTTGACTAAAGCGGAAAAATCCTGATGTATCTGAATTTATCTGTTGAGCTTCTTCTTTTTGAATTACACTGTCAACATTAGTTTGGTCATAGGCGATTTTTTCAATATAATACTGGGCAAAAAGATCAAGATCTTTAAGGGTAAATTTAAAAGTAGTTGAATTTTCAAGACTACTTTGATCGGATTTAGCTGAAGAACTTGTACTTTGAGGTCTTTGGGCTAATTTTTTAATTTCAGCTTCAACTTCTTCAATAGTTGCCTTAGCGTTTTTCCCACCGACAACTTTTTTATATTGAATTTTAGCTTTTAAAGAAGTTTTATTTTTAAATACTTCCCCACCATCTTTAAGACTAAAAATAAAATCATATTGATTTGGATTTAGCCCATTACGAAACTGCTGAATTGAATTAATAATTGGAAGAGTTGCAAACTGGCGGGCATCATTTTTGACTTTAGCACCATCAAAGTAGAAATTAATTTTTTGAATCCCTGAAGTCGTAGTTGATCTTCTTAATCTTCTTGCAGAATTTAGTTCATTTTTGAGCCCAACAATATGAAAGCCATTTCCGCCTTGAAGCGATCTAAGCTCAGCTTTAAATTTAATTTCATTTGAGCTTTGACTATCCTGGCTTAATTCAACCTCTTTTTCTTGAGAATCACCGACTTGATAATAGACAAGTTTTAATTTATTTTTATAATCATTATGTTTTAGATATTGATCTTTTGCATCAAAGGTTAGCGTAATTGTTGCCTGATCATTTTTTTTATCATCTTTTTCAATTTTTATAATTTTAGCACTTTCAGGATAAATTATAAAATTTGACCCAAAGGCGATTTTCCCGTTATTGGTGATCTCGCCTTCAATTTTTGAATGGGTTTTTGTATCAATTTCTTTGATTGCAAAATCAGAAAAATTAGGGTTATTTTGGCTAGTAGAATTTTGATTTTTTACAGTTGGATCGACTTTGTTTGTTTGTGAACCATTTTGCTGACTTTCAGAATCAGCTCAGGTAAGTGATTCTAACTTATAAGTTGCATTTTTTTCAAGATCACTAAATTCAAAACTAATTTTGGAATTATTGGCTTTTGCTGAAAATTCAAGATCACGACTCTGGGGATTATTTGTTCCATCGCCAGCTAATATTTTCTTAAGTCTAATTTTTATATCTCTGTCTTCAAATCCACCGGCTTCAATTCCTCTTCCAGCAAGGGGATCGACAATATCAAAGTTAGCAATATAAGTTGTCTCGTCTTTTTTAGTAATTGAATAAGAAATCACTTCGGGCTTGGTTGCAAAATATAATTTTGAAAGTACCTTAGGGGGATTTTCCTCTTTTTTCTTTTTAGATCCAGCATCTTCATCATCGAATTTAAAAATTCTTAGTTTTTTAGGCCCTTGTCCATCACTTACATCTTCAATTTTGACAAGCAGATATAATGCCCCGGCCTCAAGTTGGGAAGAAGCATCTAATCTAAGATCTAGTTGTGGATTTGTATTTTGACTAGAACCTGTAGTAAATTCTTTTTCAATACTTACTTGCTTTCCGGTAATTGAATGTTTAAATGTAAATCTTAATTTGCGTTTCTTACCATGTTTTTCCTTTGTCAGGAAAGTTTCTTTTTTATCGAATTTAATTTGAATATCCGCTGAATTATTATCTGATTGATAAGCTATATCAACAATTGTTGCCGATTCAGCTTCAAGTTCAAAGTTTTTGATGATTTTGGTTTGGGACTTTTGATGACTAGAAAACCCTTCAATTTCATTACCACTTGCATTACTTGCAGTTATTTGCTCTTGGGGTTGTTCTGCTACTTTTGCTTCAGTAATTTTATAACTAGCGGCTTTTTGGAGCCCGTTAATTTCAAAAATAGCAAGTCCGTTTATAATCTGGGCGGTATAAACCTTATTTTGGTTAGAATTAGGAAGCTGGGCTCCGTTTTCGCCTTCTAGTTTAATTTGAAGATATTTTGAATTTCAATTTGCCCCTTTATCATTTAATTTAATTGTAATTCTTGCTGAAGTCTCTGAAGTAGACTCTGGGCTAATCTCGGCAAGATTAGGGGTAGGTGAGAAAAATTGTTTTTCAAATCCTGCTTGGGTATTCGGGGATTTATCAAATTCGAATTTAAATTCATTTTTCTTAAGATTTTGTTGGTTTCGAACTGAAACTGTTTCATTTTTTAGTTTTAAAGACTCAATTTCGTATTTATCCCCGGGATTTAAATTGTTAAGGGAAAAACTAATTGTTTTATTATTGACATCAACTTTGGCTTCTTGTATTGAAACTGAAGATTTTGTTGATAAATTATTATAAGTTAATTCAATATCTTTTTGGCCTAAATAATCATCTAAATTATCAAAAGTTAATTTAATAGTTAGACTATTTGTTGTTATTGATTCATATTCGATTTTATTGATTTTGGCAGTCTGGGCGCTTGTAATAAATGTTTTTTTTGGCTCAAGATTTTTACTTTCGACTTCAAAAAGTTCAATTTCTTCTTCTTGGACTTGCTCAGCTTGGACATTGACAAAAACGGCATTAAATTCGGATATATTTGATCTAAAAGGATTCTGGCTAGCTAAAAGTGAACGGGCTTTTCTTACTTTTGGCTGATTTGCTTGTTTTTCAAATTTTACTGATTTAATTTTATATTTTGCAAGCTTATCAAGATTGATAAAAGTAAAATTATAAATTCCATTAAGGGAGACTTGCTCAAGTCTTAGGTTTGAATTTGATCCATTTGAATTTTGAACTTGCCCATTTTCGCCGATCTTTTCAATTTCAAGTGTGACTTTTTTCCCGGCGGTATACCTTCCGCCATCTTTTAGTTCAAGATGAACCTTGGCTTGACGCTCAACTGAAGTATCAATTTCTAATTTTTTAATAACCGCTGAAGTAGCAATTATTTGATCTTTATAAAAATCAAGATCATCAAGATAAATATTAACTTTTGGATGCTTTGGATCGTCTTGTTTTACTTGTTCAAAACCTAAAATGATATATTGTTGTCCATTTTCAAGATTTTTAAGTTTAAAATTAGTTTTTTGGGATACTATATTTGTCTCTGCTTGAACGATTTGTTCTTGACTTTCACCGCCGAATTTTTTATATCTAACTTTTAGTTTTTGACTATCTAAGAAATCATCAAGTTTTTCTGTATTTTGACTGTCTTTGTTATTTGTTCTAAGAAAATCACGGCCGAATTCAATTTCGAATTCTGCTTCATTTTTTGTTCTTTTTGTCAGATTAAGACTTGTTATATTAGCTGTTTTTGGGATTGTAGAAAACTGTTTTTTCTCATTTGTAGCAAGTAATTTTGCTTTAAAAGGGATTGTTTTGGCTTGAGTCTGACTTGTCTGGAAGGTTGAGACTTGATTTGGGCTAGTTAAAGAAAGCGATCTTTTTGCCCTTTTTGGGCTAGCAGAAGGTGTATCAAGAATTTCTAAAGAATTTTCATTTATTTCATAAATTCCTTGTTTATAAAGATCGGTAATATCAAATCTAATTCTAGCACCAACAATTGGGGCGGTGATCTCCCCTTGTTTTGCTTGGGCTGAACTTGCTTTTTGTCTATCACCGTTTTTTTCAACTAAGGTATATTTAAGTTTGGCAGTTTTTCCATTATATTCGCCTTTGGCATCAGCAAGAATAAAGGTTGCGATCACCCTTTGTTCATAAGAATTATCATAACCGACTTCAATAATTGCGCTTTTGGTATAAAAATATTGTTGCTTAGCATCAAATTTATTTGTAAAATCACCAAAAAGCATATTCCTTTCAATTATCTCTTCCTCGCCATTAAGACCAAGAATTTTGCGGGCTAAAACAATCGAATTAATATTATATTTTGATCCAATCTCTAAATTTGAAAGACTAAATTCTAAAGTATTTTGATTATTATCTTTTGCGCCTTGTGAATTTTGTCCAATTTTTGTAGTAGTTGATAATAATTTTGATGATCCTGCAAGGGAATAATAAAGTTTTACCTCATTATTTCCAATTGCCTTAT
Protein-coding sequences here:
- a CDS encoding DUF1410 domain-containing protein, with the translated sequence MAKKNEVRNDKKLNSYLNKKLLAASGFITGSIIALSPYLAKLLSPKTIYVTEFVGNNIQAATGEFSFKLQGKNQADTSWAKNADLELVYINQKSKYQVKSKIVYNQELDNFSTYIDSLLPGSIYQVQLVSPNNPRYYFSFLKTSQFFSTKNQVEKFSYYDLDNTTILDLDLEDSQNLLEEANLILYYKQVGTNKILTANGQIKGDKRKNALFSFNNLVRGQNYEIVDLKYYFDNPNSLFDLEISPLANRFFRPSPISGKIESLSQKAYGLNSALVEISLVLDSKKVKLNNNEKINLEYYWKDESDNYQFGLANDVDLIIQGSKVYANLDLSDIPGGAKFWISRIWNNSGSLSFRVDKKLWFISSPEVARIKTFVDGNNTSSFDVKFNDQSLLLNGKDIKINFFADDKPSKMLSTVGQVIGNKMLSFAKNLEKEKHFTIASFEILGNITNFDQESSQQPTSTIFFSKNFDPKEKKFFTHATSAQIEGITIDKISEDSSRISVVLDSADDFIKDKIATLYFKVAGSTNLIKSEARAFNISGNKLVLAWDLINLEPGTNYFIDSIGIADNNQEFVNKLYLNFGPNIYADQLNWTTRPAISSITYIKKSETEIALNIAIKNALEPLKSATIKYKELKPGGTTKTIKAQIESNTVISSLLIENLEKGLDYQIEAIEIDNYKSSKGSNDILPVSKTISQAQRIFGVHAPLVIKSINNLQEEQTSAKLKVDFTPETYKAIGNNEVKLYYSLAGSSKLLSTTTKIGQNSQGAKDNNQNTLEFSLSNLEIGSKYNINSIVLARKILGLNGEEEIIERNMLFGDFTNKFDAKQQYFYTKSAIIEVGYDNSYEQRVIATFILADAKGEYNGKTAKLKYTLVEKNGDRQKASSAQAKQGEITAPIVGARIRFDITDLYKQGIYEINENSLEILDTPSASPKRAKRSLSLTSPNQVSTFQTSQTQAKTIPFKAKLLATNEKKQFSTIPKTANITSLNLTKRTKNEAEFEIEFGRDFLRTNNKDSQNTEKLDDFLDSQKLKVRYKKFGGESQEQIVQAETNIVSQKTNFKLKNLENGQQYIILGFEQVKQDDPKHPKVNIYLDDLDFYKDQIIATSAVIKKLEIDTSVERQAKVHLELKDGGRYTAGKKVTLEIEKIGENGQVQNSNGSNSNLRLEQVSLNGIYNFTFINLDKLAKYKIKSVKFEKQANQPKVRKARSLLASQNPFRSNISEFNAVFVNVQAEQVQEEEIELFEVESKNLEPKKTFITSAQTAKINKIEYESITTNSLTIKLTFDNLDDYLGQKDIELTYNNLSTKSSVSIQEAKVDVNNKTISFSLNNLNPGDKYEIESLKLKNETVSVRNQQNLKKNEFKFEFDKSPNTQAGFEKQFFSPTPNLAEISPESTSETSARITIKLNDKGANWNSKYLQIKLEGENGAQLPNSNQNKVYTAQIINGLAIFEINGLQKAASYKITEAKVAEQPQEQITASNASGNEIEGFSSHQKSQTKIIKNFELEAESATIVDIAYQSDNNSADIQIKFDKKETFLTKEKHGKKRKLRFTFKHSITGKQVSIEKEFTTGSSQNTNPQLDLRLDASSQLEAGALYLLVKIEDVSDGQGPKKLRIFKFDDEDAGSKKKKEENPPKVLSKLYFATKPEVISYSITKKDETTYIANFDIVDPLAGRGIEAGGFEDRDIKIRLKKILAGDGTNNPQSRDLEFSAKANNSKISFEFSDLEKNATYKLESLTWADSESQQNGSQTNKVDPTVKNQNSTSQNNPNFSDFAIKEIDTKTHSKIEGEITNNGKIAFGSNFIIYPESAKIIKIEKDDKKNDQATITLTFDAKDQYLKHNDYKNKLKLVYYQVGDSQEKEVELSQDSQSSNEIKFKAELRSLQGGNGFHIVGLKNELNSARRLRRSTTTSGIQKINFYFDGAKVKNDARQFATLPIINSIQQFRNGLNPNQYDFIFSLKDGGEVFKNKTSLKAKIQYKKVVGGKNAKATIEEVEAEIKKLAQRPQSTSSSAKSDQSSLENSTTFKFTLKDLDLFAQYYIEKIAYDQTNVDSVIQKEEAQQINSDTSGFFRFSQQANPKRAFITFPDKVEVDKIEIKPDFKKDSAKVVLEFAKKYQGFLEVYNKMAMSIKIQKVFLKKSKLIKTI